Proteins encoded together in one Theileria parva strain Muguga chromosome 3 map unlocalized ctg_530, whole genome shotgun sequence window:
- the ISPF gene encoding YgbB family protein — protein sequence MGTFLVVIWLIGLGLVDSYKNIKTADILQWHHSPKVNAVIQSLDRNVNYSRVGFGYDIHRVVNAGEGGKTLILGGVEVPGDSVRVLAHSDGDVVLHSISDAVLGALGKGDIGDYFPDTNPQFEDYNSVKILRRVLEIAEEMGYSLVNVDACIILEYPKLGPVKSQIKENLQSLLGHGTVVNVKAKTNEKLDSIGKGSAIACHAVVLLQNI from the coding sequence atGGGTACATTTTTGGTTGTAATTTGGTTAATTGGCTTGGGTTTGGTGGATTCCTACAAGAATATCAAAACTGCCGATATTCTACAATGGCACCATTCACCTAAGGTAAATGCAGTGATTCAAAGTCTTGACAGGAATGTAAATTACAGCAGAGTTGGCTTTGGCTATGACATTCATCGGGTTGTGAATGCTGGTGAAGGCGGGAAAACGTTGATTTTGGGCGGCGTCGAGGTACCTGGCGACTCTGTTAGGGTTTTGGCGCACAGTGATGGTGACGTTGTTTTACACTCAATTTCAGATGCTGTGCTTGGAGCTTTGGGAAAAGGGGATATTGGTGACTACTTTCCAGATACAAACCCTCAGTTTGAAGATTATAACTCCGTTAAAATTCTAAGAAGAGTACTTGAAATTGCCGAGGAAATGGGCTACTCACTTGTAAATGTAGATGCctgtataatattagaGTACCCGAAACTAGGCCCAGTAAAATCGCAAATTAAAGAAAACCTTCAAAGTCTTCTTGGCCATGGCACAGTTGTTAATGTCAAGGCTAAAACTAATGAAAAACTCGACTCGATTGGTAAAGGTTCTGCTATTGCATGCCATGCAGTTGTACTATTACAAAATATCTAA
- the cyn-10 gene encoding Peptidyl-prolyl cis-trans isomerase-like 3, producing the protein MSVTIHTNFGDLKIELYCKDTPKTCKNFLALCASDYYNNTKFHRNIKGFLIQGGDPTGTGKGGESIYNEPFENELVPHLKHDKRGVVSMSNNGKVNGNTSQFFITYSKQMHLNNQYTVFGRLISGLDTLEKLENMPVGKKNRPVEDIIITSTTIHSNPIADLES; encoded by the exons ATGTCAGTAACAATCCATACTAATTTCGGAGATTTGAAGATCGAGTTGTACTGTAAAGATACCCCTAAAACTTGTAAG AATTTCTTGGCTCTATGCGCCTCAgattactataataataccaAATTCCACAG GAATATTAAGGGATTCCTCATACAGGGCGGAGATCCCACTGGAACTGGCAAAGGAGGTGAGAGTATCTATAACGAAccatttgaaaatgaactTGTTCCTCATTTGAAG CATGACAAGAGGGGAGTTGTTAGTATGTCGAACAATGGCAAGGTTAATGGGAATACTTCCCAATTCTTCATAACTTATTCAAAACAAATGCACTTGAACAACCAGTATACAGTTTTTGGACG GCTGATTAGTGGCTTAGATACATTGGAGAAGCTGGAGAATATGCCTGTTGGTAAAAAGAACAGACCTGTTGAGGACATCATTATCACTTCCACTACGATACATTCCAATCCAATCGCAGATTTAGAAtcttaa
- a CDS encoding putative integral membrane protein has product MFLGSSQIYYYLGTGLLFTAGSAVVYNGWDYYAPRQNNKIICLAHINTNLLACLWLIQGILMLACCVSYSVFTSYDAKSKKKTFLVTYSALFLKVCPKVVKLLHLFNFCQLFAIIFDLLILPECNSYKLRYLFVIALSINWLIAIWGLMLRKRILLPPFVYDPATYKKGYLTSLRDFIEPMGI; this is encoded by the exons ATGTTCCTAGGATCAAG CCAAATCTACTACTATCTCGGAACTGGGTTGTTGTTTACAGCTGGTTCGGCGGTAGTTTACAATGGCTGGGACTACTACGCTCCTCGCcaaaacaataaaattatttgcCTGGCGcatattaatactaatcTATTAGCTTGCCTTTGGCTTATTCAG GGGATATTAATGTTAGCATGTTGTGTTAGTTATAGTGTTTTTACTAGCTATGACGCTAAAAGTAAAAAGAAGACCTTTTTAGTGACATATTCGGCACTTTTCCTTAAAGTGTGCCCTAAAGTCGTAAAGTTGTTGCATCTTTTTAACTTTTGTCAGCTGTTTGCAATCATCTTTGACCTTTTAATACTTCCAGAATGTAACTCTTATAAACTTCGATATCTCTTTG TTATCGCACTTTCAATTAACTGGCTAATAGCCATTTGGGGTCTAATGCTACGTAAAAGGATACTCTTGCCACCCTTTGTATATGACCCGGCGACATATAAAAAAGGCTACCTTACCAGTCTTAGg gATTTCATCGAGCCCATGGGTATCTAA
- the ABHD17B gene encoding Alpha/beta hydrolase family protein, translated as MGNRLDSLIFRPPIPPSYSRDDPHLHLIPTPDGNTIASYFIKHKFAKFTIIFSHANAEDIGNVFGNLIKRLTKWNCNLFIYDYPGYGLSSGVCSEENMYNCADLSYNYLINTLKVNSGNIIAYGRSLGCTCAIYLGVKYKLLGVILQSPFLSIYRIKVPCFLPFDRFNNYDKVKDLNCPALVIHGDSDDIIPVQHSIQLIKRIPDVYYYFVKTGNHNNLDYCFTSTMDSCINEFMDCLLNKYLANTQDENATGNPPEDNYYSQQLLKQMENNKTEQILTHKVNAKVYTLGFTEVNGIEYPENEPAKLKFNTCFKL; from the exons ATGGGCAACAGATTAgattctttaatttttaggcCTCCCATACCCCCTTCATATAGCCGTGATGATCCACATCTCCACCTAATACCTACACCTGATGGAAATACCATCGCATCCTACTTCATTAAACACAA GTTTGCGAAGTTTACGATAATTTTTAGTCACGCCAATGCTGAGGATATAGGTAACGTTTTCGGAAACCTTATCAAAAGACTCACGAAATGGAACTGTAACCTTTTCATCTACGATTATCCCG GTTATGGTTTAAGTAGTGGAGTTTGTAGTGAGGAGAACATGTATAACTGCGCAGATTTGTCTTACAACTACCTTATCAATACCCTAA AGGTGAATAGTGGGAACATAATAGCGTATGGTCGCAGTTTGGGTTGCACTTGTGCTATATATTTGGGTGTAAAATACAAGTTACTAGGTGTTATTTTGCAAAGTCCATTTTTAAGTATTTATCGCATTAAAGTTCCTTGTTTCTTACCTTTCGATCGCTTTAACAATTATGATAAGGTAAAGGATCTTAACTGTCCGGCACTTGTAATTCACGGCGACAGTGATGACATCATACCTGTTCAACACTCAATTCAGCTCATTAAACGGATTCCCGACgtttattattactttGTTAAGACGGGCAATCATAACAACTTAGACTACTGTTTCACCAGTACCATGGACTCCTGCATTAATGAGTTCATGGACTGTCTTTTAAACAAGTACTTGGCAAACACCCAAGATGAAAACGCGACTGGAAACCCACCAGAAGACAACTACTACAGCCAGCAACTACTAAAACAGAtggaaaataacaaaaCGGAACAAATCCTAACACATAAAGTTAATGCAAAGGTTTACACTCTAGGATTTACTGAAGTTAATGGAATTGAGTACCCTGAAAATGAACCTGCTAAACTAAAATTCAACACTTGCTTCAAATTGTAA
- a CDS encoding Mitochondrial carrier family protein yields MADDSEWRRRKKQSFVFCGLLSGVITKTICAPFDRIRLLYQVQPMFGQYSNEGLVGEKKYRGVIRTAQRIFREEGLKGLWRGNLANTIRGGICYATKFGINDSTREYLKSNSLLQNWMRTRAFSSSNQKRAESQNQVILSLIAGGTAGLVQKSFTYPLDLLSVRMALGINTKHLSTCTYTGIFDCFSQIFKTEGLMGFYKGFIPTMVTGVPYVALQLSFFDFYRKALNDFLSKKGEKLSMKQIAFMSSIAGSAAGASALFIVFPGDTVRKRMMNNAISSENRLYRDSIYCMKYIFKNEGILAFYHGLFPSMLKSLPSGAIQFLMYENLFYFYALTPAPYIINCTLLFYVPNFSFLIILKLSNITQIENCGISSNL; encoded by the exons aTGGCAGATGATTCTGAATGGCGGAGGAGGAAGAAGCAGTCGTTTGTGTTTTGCGGCTTACTTTCTGGCGTGATAACGAAGACTATTTGTGCTCCTTTCGATCGGATCCGCCTTTTATACCAAGTTCAGCCTATGTTTGGCCAATATAGCAATGAAGGGTTAGTTGGTGAAAAGAAATACCGGGGCGTTATTAGAACGGCTCAGCGTATTTTTAGGGAAGAAGGTTTAAAAGGCCTTTGGAGAGGAAATTTGGCAAATACAATAAGAGGCGGGATTTGCTATGCTACTAAATTTGGCATAAATGACTCAACTCGAGAGTATTTAAAGTCAAACTCACTCTTACAGAATTGGATGAGGACCAGAGcattttcatcatcaaATCAGAAAAGAGCAGAATCGCAAAACCAAGTTATACTTTCGCTAATTGCCGGTGGAACTGCGGGCCTAGTTCAAAAGAGTTTTACATACCCATTGGACCTTCTAAGTGTAAGAATGGCGCTGGGAATTAACACTAAACATCTTTCAACTTGCACTTATACTG GGATTTTTGACTGTTTTTCGCAGATATTTAAGACTGAAGGTTTAATGGGATTTTACAAGGGTTTCATACCTACTATGGTAACTGGAGTGCCGTATGTGGCATTACAGTTGTCGTTTTTCGATTTTTATCGCAAGGCGCTCAACGATTTCTTATCTAAAAAAGGGGAAAAACTTTCAATGAAACAAATCGCCTTTATGTCCTCAATTGCTGGCTCAGCTGCCGGAGCATCCGCCCTTTTCATTGTCTTTCCAG GAGATACCGTGAGGAAAAGAATGATGAATAATGCAATTTCTAGTGAAAATAGATTATATAGAGATTCCATCTACTGTATGaaatatatattcaaaAATGAAG GGATTTTGGCGTTTTATCATGGGTTATTTCCTTCTATGTTGAAATCGTTACCATCCGGAGCAATTCAGTTTTTAATGTACGAG AATTTATTCTATTTTTACGCCCTAACTCCTGCACCTTACATCATAAACTGTACACTACTTTTTTATGTTCCGAATTTCAGTtttctaataattttaaaattgtctAATATTACACAAATTGAAAATTGTGGAATTTCTTCGAATTTATAG
- a CDS encoding ATP-NAD kinase family protein has product MNRKVYEKNSLRRLFSNLGSESPFRQNSMELLYNTLPKKILLMLSPFNPNIDSVLAELVSVIREHLPTSEVVYDKSILSQIPETDKLWGEVQELYRGQMVTHFEDPLKTQNLSQKDLDEVDLVITVGGDGTMLRVNKLFQDEIPPVIGITMGSLGYMAKFNLETVREALANIETKGFKISLRSQIQVNILNENGECVVQRNALNECVIDRGLSPYITTLDVFYNGDYFTTVSGDGLMLTTPSGSTAYSMSAGGSIVHPHVEALLFTVICPHSISYRPLVLPSTSTIKVVVPPDNRGYVRVSIDGNYSCNIRHGCSVKIVTSNTKFPLVLPKQTWTTKEWCRSLKENLHWNVRIRQQKLHIPTEDTSKDDINSQD; this is encoded by the exons ATGAACAGGAAGGTATACGAGAAAAATTCGTTGAGGAggttattttcaaatttggGTTCTGAATCTCCATTTCGTCAGAACAGTATGGAGTTATTGTACAATACTTTGCCTAAGAAAATCTTGCTAATGTTATCCCCTTTTAACCCTAACATCGATTCTGTATTGGCGGAGTTGGTTTCAGTGATAAGGGAGCATTTGCCGACTTCGGAGGTGGTTTACGACAAGTCGATTTTGTCCCAGATTCCAGAAACTGATAAGCTTTGGGGTGAGGTGCAAGAGTTATATAGAGGTCAAATGGTAACTCACTTTGAGGACCCTTTGAAAACTCAAAATCTGTCCCAAAAAGACTTGGACGAAGTTGATTTAGTAATTACAGTTGGAGGCGACGGCACAATGTTGCGTGTAAATAAGCTTTTCCAGGATGAAATCCCTCCAGTAATCGGCATTACTATGGGTTCACTCGGTTATATGGCTAAATTTAACCTTGAAACTGTAAGAGAAGCACTTGCAAATATTGAAACCAAGGGCTTCAAAATCTCACTCAGATCGCAAATCCAAGTCAATATCCTAAATGAAAACGGTGAATGTGTTGTACAAAGAAATGCCCTCAATGAATGCGTTATCGACAGAG GACTTTCACCCTATATAACAACTCTTGATGTGTTTTATAATGGAGACTATTTTACAACAGTATCAGGTGATGGATTAATGTTAACAACACCAAGTGGATCAACAGCATATTCAATGTCAGCAGGAGGCTCAATCGTACATCCTCAC GTAGAGGCATTGTTGTTTACTGTTATTTGTCCACATTCGATATCCTATAGACCATTGGTGTTGCCGAGTACATCTACAATTAAGGTTGTGGTACCGCCCGATAACCGTGGCTACGTAAGAGTTTCCATTGATGGTAATTATTCCTGTAACATAAGGCATGGGTGCTCAGTTAAAATCGTAACCTCAAACACAAAGTTCCCGCTAGTTCTACCCAAACAGACCTGGACCACTAAGGAGTGGTGCAGGTCACTTAAGGAGAACTTGCACTGGAACGTAAGAATAAGACAACAGAAACTACACATTCCAACTGAAGATACCTCAAAGGATGATATAAACTCTCAAGATTAA
- a CDS encoding PHAX RNA-binding domain protein: MLNEEVDIEAYKVKIIKRCKLINLLKIDEFELVCRICATLNEKNIELIERIVHCKGYKFCQNIFNLTLELLQYGDQYSKDGIKRTPGGVFINILKKNLNKTEIKFIWNEQVRIPRN, translated from the exons atgttaaatgAGGAAGTTGATATAGAAGCTTACaaggttaaaataataaagaggtgtaaactaataaatttactaaaaattgACGAGTTTGAGCTCGTTTGTAGAATATGTGCTACGCTAAATGAGAAGAACATAGAGTTAATTGAGCGTATCGTCCACTGCAAAGGCTATAAATTCTGCCAGAATATTTTCAACTTGACCTTA gAGTTATTACAATACGGTGACCAGTATAGCAAAGATGGCATAAAACGCACACCTGGAGGTGtgtttataaatatactaaagaagaatttaaataaaactgaAATCAAATTCATATGGAACGAGCAGGTGAGAATTCCTAGAAATTAA
- the VPS4A gene encoding ATPase family associated with various cellular activities (AAA) family protein, whose translation MKREVEKAIELTREAIDLDNRKEYKKSLDMYIKALQQWSMICKCETNTNLRDKYFNKMKQYLERAENIKSYLNTNTTVCPTPCKLPSDAPTTPHDNEYFNEFESLINKNSNDIHWDDIVGHDSVKIILKESILLPMKFPNLFSSKNIINYNCILLYGPPGTGKTHLANALSNEFKYHFLSISSSNILSKYYGESERYIRNLFNFCIMKSPCVLFIDEIDSICNTRNSNQHEATNRIKTEFMIQINRLSNEGNVLLLGSTNLPWLLDNAIIRRFEKRIYIPLPNQNNRFDLIKKLLTNVKHTLADSDLHYMSENTTNFNCYDINILVKEIVLYTLKKYNNNESLLNINEDDLIIPTISIEDVKEVLKDFRPSVAVDDIKLYEQWTQQYGTQL comes from the exons ATGAAAAGGGAAGTAGAAAAAGCCATTGAATTAACGAGAGAAGCAATTGACCTGGACAATAGAAAGGAATACAAGAAATCACTAGATATGTACATTAAGGCTCTACAGCAATGGTCAATGATTTGCAAGT gtGAAACAAACACTAACTTGAGAGACAAGTACTTCAATAAAATGAAACAGTACCTTGAAAGAGCTGAAAACATTAAATCATACCTAAATACCAACACTACTGTTTGTCCAACTCCCTGTAAACTACCCTCTGATGCACCTACCACACCTCATGATAATG aatattttaatgagtTTGAGTCTctgattaataaaaattctaacGACATACACTGGGACGACATTGTTG GCCAtgatagtgtaaaaatcaTACTGAAAGAATCGATTTTACTACCTATGAAATTCCCCAATTTATTCTCCA gCAAGAATATCATCAATtataattgtattttattgtatGGGCCTCCTGGGACTGGTAAAACTCACCTGGCCAACGCCTTGTCAAATGAGTTTAAATACCACTTTCTGTCAA TTTCTAGTAGTAACATTCTCAGCAAATACTACGGGGAAAGTGAAAGATACATAcgaaatttatttaacttttgtATAATGAAGAGTCCTTGCGTGCTTTTCATTGACGAAATCGACTCCATTTGTAACACTCGCAATTCTAACCAGCATGAAGCAACAAATCGAATCAAAACTGAATTTATGATCCAGATAAACC GTTTAAGTAATGAGGGAAATGTTCTATTGCTAGGATCCACTAATTTACCTTGGTTACTAGATAACGCCATAATTCGGAG ATTTGAAAAAAGAATTTACATTCCCCTACCTAACCAAAATAATAGATTTGACCTCATAAAGAAACTACTAACAAACGTAAAACACACCTTGGCTGATTCTGACCTTCATTACATGTCTGAGAACACTACCAA CTTTAACTGCTatgatataaatattttggTTAAAGAAATTGTTCTTTACACTCTGAAGaaatacaataataatgaaaGTCTTCTAAACATCAACGAGGATGACCTAATCATACCAACCATTAGCATT gAGGATGTTAAGGAGGTTTTGAAAGACTTTAGACCCTCTGTTGCTGTTGACGATATTAAACTTTATGAGCAGTGGACTCAGCAATATGGCACTCAactttaa
- the CTSC gene encoding Papain family cysteine protease family protein — protein MKILTLNAVLLFYICKNVVADLPIHATIGDMVGRWKFDLSKEVEGENVNCGSTLPNTLEGDLNLGDYKKLMTGDYGLGTTLDLELTLDKIDYKNVTNAKNRDNWISLAVKSHGYVVGHWTSIYDQGFRITLNDGLDLLVYLYFEKIEENKYITNPNKTLIGWASKRYGNKFTHYCCYGEKKNAGETNVFNTVDTTENGYERFARDLIRVVNGKKTIHPVTNKGWSEYNRNYFCTCSSESIESGDSNLPKNFTWDRFDNIKVVNQKTCGGCYTIASLYVLHARFLIRIRELLKKPEYKSDARLLHLEKVLSDKNFNINLSLSCIPYNQGCKGGFPVNVGKFAEEFGLILDNEKPEEVVDNLKCPPKEENFRLFASNVGYVGGCYECTRCSGETLIMNEIMLNGPVVAGIDGEHIKHFKEAVINPSEEDLKKHRGLCEFNEKFLSGMEFTTHAVALIGWGETDEGFKYWVARNSWGKDWGDNGFFKIVRGINAFGIESEAVVLDPDIEKALKNTTEQPINTHELAQPLL, from the exons ATGAAAATCCTTACACTAAATGcagttttattattttatatttgcAAAAATGTAGTTGCAGATTTACCCATTCACGCCACGATTGGTGATATGGTTGGACGCTG GAAATTTGACCTGAGCAAAGAAGTCGAAGGAGAAAATGTAAATTGTGGTTCTACCCTTCCAAACACTTTGGAGGGTGACCTTAATCTTGGGGACTATAAGAAGCTGATGACCGGTGATTACG GGCTTGGAACCACGCTTGATTTGGAACTCACACTTGATAAAATAGACTACAAAAACGTTACCAACGCTAAAAACAGAGATAATTGGATATCTTTAGCTGTTAAATCACACGGTTATGTAGTGGGTCATTGGACTTCTATTTACGATCAAG GATTTCGGATAACTTTAAACGATGGTCTCGATCTATTGgtttatctttattttgaaaaaatcgAGGAAAATAAGTATATCACAAATCCAAACAAGACCCTAATTG gcTGGGCTTCAAAGAGATATGGAAACAAGTTTACCCACTACTGTTGCTATGGTGAGAAGAAAAACGCTGGTGAAACTAACGTTTTTAACACTGTGGATACAACTGAAAATGGTTACGAACGTTTTGCCAGGGACTTGATCAGGGTGGTTAATGGTAAAAAGACCATTCATCCAGTCACGAACAAGGGTTGGAGTGAGTATAATCGCAATTACTTTTGTACCTGTTCCAGTGAGAGTATAGAGAGTGGCGATTCAAATTTACCCAAAAACTTTACTTGGGACAGATTTGACAATATTAAAGTTGTTAACCAAAAAACATGTGGAGGTTGTTATACTATAGCTTCCCTCTATGTTCTTCATGCTAGATTTTTAATTCGAATTCGAGAGTTGTTAAAAAAACCTGAGTATAAATCAGACGCGAGGCTTTTACATTTAGAAAAGGTTTTGAGTGATAAGAACTTCAACATTAACCTCTCACTTAGCTGTATTCCCTATAACCAGGGCTGTAAAGGTGGATTTCCAGTCAATGTTGGCAAATTTGCAGAGGAGTTTGGCCTAATTTTGGACAATGAAAAGCCTGAGGAAGTCGTCGATAATCTGAAATGTCCACCCAAAGAGGAGAATTTCAGGCTATTTGCAAGTAATGTGGGTTATGTTGGTGGCTGTTACGAGTGCACTCGCTGCTCAGGTGAAACTTTGATCATGAATGAGATTATGCTAAATGGGCCTGTAGTTGCGGGAATTGATGGAGAACACATTAAACATTTCAAGGAAGCGGTGATTAACCCTTCTGAAGAGGACCTCAAAAAACACCGCGGACTGTGtgaatttaatgaaaaatttttGAGTGGAATGGAGTTTACAACTCATGCAGTAGCTTTGATTGGTTGGGGTGAAACTGACGAAG GCTTTAAATATTGGGTTGCCAGAAACAGTTGGGGCAAAGATTGGGGAGACAATGGCTTTTTCAAAATTGTAAGAGGCATAAACGCATTTGGAATTGAATCTGAAGCTGTGGTTTTAGATCCAGATATCGAAAAAGCTCTCAAAAATACCACTGAACAACCCATCAACACACATGAACTTGCACAACCCCTCTTATAA